In Daphnia magna isolate NIES linkage group LG5, ASM2063170v1.1, whole genome shotgun sequence, a single genomic region encodes these proteins:
- the LOC116923969 gene encoding peroxidase, with protein sequence MSWWSNGILLVCLFFAASDAYGPSLRPQYVVQDTVYYRRVSPPTYEVKEPAYYCPNVAGLETRCRPTKDCAVWYDEVLATPSTACKLSDGNPGSCCPDLPFNFKGMTFKEPPACEGGVELDEHAGCLDVFSVNAAADAGEFELRLHKETAKRLKEKNVVVQASSPRATHARFSNPSEHARQVTNEAFVGVHTAVVLVKRFKIKTEQVGCALHRFKLSDTDLTEKCTTVSKAHCSEAKLNSPFRMIDGSCNNERHFIWGRATTQYHRMLASHYADGVWSPRVAKSGNALPSARLVSTSLVRDEDQPSESTTIWFMQYGQFIDHDIVSTPEMSNEDGTPVTCCNEDGKHLENEDRSHGKCLPIDVPVNDPFFARFGRTCIQFVRAGLACRTDHQLGHAAQLNGNTHFLDLSLVYGSDDKTAGELRTNVSGELNVTLKQGKGSHKFDLLPPLDGSPLHAPCTLPRELTGIEPPQNVRCFKAGDGRPDVTPNMATSQIVFLREHNRLTKELAQLNPSWDDERLYQEARRILISQAQHITYNEWLPILLGRSKMAQLGLLPLQSGFSTDYDNHLNPSILSEFVAAAFRFGHSLVQGKALLVNEQRSVEKDILLRQHFFKPQTLYTPGNLEKYLVGLATQPTQKVDLSFTKELTEHLFEETGAGFGLDLVALNIQRGRDFGLRSYNDYRELCGVGRATNFDGLVDLIDPVIIQRFKAVYNSVDDIDLFVGGVSEAKAEGAYVGPTFQCILADQFLKLKRGDRHFYDLGGQPSSFTQEQLNEIRKTSLARIVCDNSQVNDLQPMVFKMPSTINPVVSCQSSSIPRMNLRPWQEASKPETDGYYGGYY encoded by the exons ATGTCCTGGTGGTCCAATGGAATCCTACTGGTGTGCCTATTTTTCGCCGCCAGCGACGCCTATGGTCCTTCGTTGCGTCCTCAATATGTCGTTCAAGATACAGTATATTACAGGAGAGTTTCACCACCAACTTACGAGGTGAAGGAGCCGGCCTACTACTGTCCAAATGTTGCTGGATTAGAGACGCGTTGCCGTCCTACTAAGGATTGTGCAGTGTGGTATGACGAAGTCCTCGCCACTCCGAGCACAGCTTGCAAATTGAGCGATGGAAATCCAGGATCCTGCTGTCCCGATCTTCCGTTTAACT TCAAGGGAATGACGTTCAAGGAGCCGCCTGCCTGTGAGGGCGGAGTTGAATTGGACGAACATGCTGGATGTCTCGACGTATTTTCTGTGAACGCAGCAGCTGACGCTGGGGAATTTGAGCTAAGATTACACAAAGAAACAGCGAAACGTCTCAAAGAGAAGAACGTTGTGGTTCAAGCCTCTTCACCCCGTGCTACGCATGCCCGTTTCTCCAACCCATCGGAGCACGCCCGCCAAGTTACCAATGAAGCATTCGTCGGTGTCCATACTGCCGTCGTGCTCGTTAAAAG attcaaaatcaaaaccGAACAGGTTGGCTGTGCTCTGCACAGATTTAAGCTATCAGACACCGATCTGACAGAAAAATGTACCACTGTGAGCAAGGCCCATTGCAGTGAGGCCAAATTGAATTCCCCCTTTCGAATGATAGACGGTTCGTGTAACAACGAAAGACACTTTATATGGGGTCGTGCAACTACCCAATACCATCGCATGCTCGCTTCTCATTATGCTGATG GTGTTTGGTCTCCCCGAGTCGCCAAGAGCGGTAACGCACTTCCCAG TGCCCGACTGGTGTCCACTTCCTTGGTTCGTGATGAAGATCAGCCTAGCGAGTCGACCACAATCTGGTTCATGCAGTATGGACAATTTATAGATCA CGATATCGTCTCAActccagaaatgtcga acgaAGATGGAACACCAGTCACCTGTTGTAACGAGGATGGaaaacatcttgaaaacgaGGATCGCAGTCACGGCAAATGCCTTCCCATCGACGTCCCTGTGAACGATCCATTTTTCGCCAGATTTGGCCGAACTTGCATCCAGTTTGTTCGAGCTGGCCTAGCG TGCAGAACCGATCATCAATTAGGTCATGCAGCGCAG CTCAACGGAAACACCCATTTCTTGGATTTATCGCTCGTCTATGGCTCCGACGATAAAACAGCAGGTGAGCTGAGGACAAACGTGAGCGGAGAATTGAATGTCACTTTGAAACAAGGCAAAGGTTCCCACAAGTTTGACTTGCTACCACCCCTCGACGGTAGTCCTCTGCACGCACCTTGCACCTTACCCAGAGAACTGACTGGTATTGAACCACCCCAAAATGTCAGATGCTTCAAAGCCG GCGATGGCCGTCCCGATGTGACCCCCAATATGGCCACCTCGCAAATTGTCTTTTTGCGAGAGCACAATAGGCTTACGAAAGAACTAGCGCAGTTGAATCCATCGTGGGACGATGAGCGTCTCTACCAGGAAGCCCGTCGCATTTTGATTTCCCAAGCTCAGCACATCACCTACAACGAATGGCTACCTATTCTTCTTGGCCGCTCGAAAATGGCCCAACTTGGCCTGTTGCCATTGCAGAGTGGTTTCAGTACAGATTACGATAATCACCTCAATCCCAGCATCTTGAGCGAATTTGTTGCCGCTGCCTTCCGTTTCGGCCACTCTCTTGTTCAAGGAAAAGCTCT ATTGGTGAACGAACAAAGGTCGGTGGAGAAAGATATTCTTTTACGCCAACATTTTTTCAAACCGCAGACGCTTTACACTCCTGGAAATCTTGAAAAGTACCTCGTCGGTTTGGCAACTCAGCCCACTCAGAAAGTGGATCTCTCTTTCACTAAAGAG CTCACTGAGCACTTGTTCGAAGAAACAGGCGCGGGTTTCGGTTTGGATTTGGTGGCTCTCAACATTCAGCGTGGGCGTGATTTTG GACTTCGAAGCTATAATGACTACCGGGAACTTTGCGGTGTCGGGCGTGCCACAAATTTCGATGGCCTTGTCGATTTAATTGATCCTGTG ATTATCCAGCGTTTCAAAGCGGTGTATAACTCTGTGGACGATATTGACCTGTTTGTTGGAGGCGTTAGCGAAGCGAAAGCAGAAGGCGCTTATGTAGGCCCTACCTTCCAATGTATTCTGGCCGACCAGTTCTTGAAACTTAAGCGAGGTGATCGTCACTTCTACGACCTAGGTGGACAGCCCAGTTCATTCACCCAAG AACAATTGAACGAAATCCGTAAAACAAGTTTGGCCCGAATCGTTTGCGACAACAGCCAGGTTAATGACCTTCAACCAATGGTTTTCAAAATGCCATCTACTAT aAATCCCGTCGTGAGTTGCCAATCTTCCTCCATTCCCCGTATGAACCTTCGCCCATGGCAAGAAGCTTCTAAACCGGAAACTGATGGATATTACGGTGGTTATTACTAg
- the LOC116924007 gene encoding peroxidase: MWVSRVLLMGVAFAVASGYSNPPLPPQYVVHERPNYSEVPRPTYDVPKVPEPVYYCPNFAGLESHCRPSKDCTVWHNEVFSYPNTACKLSDGNPGTCCPDLPCNYKGTPFKEPPLCEGKIELDDHVECLDVFSVNAASDVGEFELRLQKETAKRLKEKGIVVQAASPRATHARFSNPSEQARNVTTEAFVSVHTAVVLVKRFKIKTDQVGCALHRFKLSETDLDDKCNTVSKAHCSEDKLNSPFRMIDGSCNNERHFVWGRSVTQYHRILASDYDDGVWSPRKATNGNTLPSARLVSVALMHDVDQPSESTTIWFMQYGQFLDHDLVSTPEMSNEDGTPIVCCSEDGEHLDDEDRSHGKCLPIEVPKNDPFFSKFGRTCIPLIRASLACRTDGKLGHAAQLNDNTHFLDLSLVYGSDDKKAGELRTREKGELKVTARHGGPEFDLLPPLDGASPLNAPCTLPKEVSGIDPPADVKCFKAGDGRSDVTPNMATSQIIFLREHNRLARALAQLNPTWDDERLYQEARRILIAQAQHITYNEWLPILLGRSKMAELGLLPLQSGFSRDYDQHLNPSILNEFVGAAFRFGHSMVQGKALLVNEQRVVEKSLLLREHFFKPQEHYIPGNLDKFLIGLATQPSQKVDPYFTIELTEHLFEEAGKGFGLDLVALNLQRGRDLGLRSYNAYRELCGVGRAKDFDGLRDLFAPAIIQRFKEVYNSVDDIDLFVGGVSEAKAEGSYVGPTFQCILADQFLKLKRGDRHFYDLGGQTSSFTEEQLNEIRKTSLARIVCENSRVYNIQPMVFKIPSAMNPIVSCQSSSIPRMHLRPWQEAYKPKTYGQPW, translated from the exons ATGTGGGTTAGCAGAGTGCTATTGATGGGCGTAGCGTTCGCCGTTGCCAGCGGTTACTCAAATCCTCCCTTGCCTCCTCAGTATGTCGTCCATGAGAGGCCAAATTACAGCGAAGTTCCAAGACCAACTTACGATGTTCCTAAAGTTCCGGAACCAGTCTACTACTGTCCAAATTTTGCTGGATTAGAGTCCCATTGCCGACCTAGTAAGGATTGCACCGTGTGGCACAACGAAGTTTTCTCCTATCCGAACACAGCTTGCAAATTGAGCGATGGAAATCCAGGAACCTGCTGTCCTGATCTTCCTTGCAACT ACAAGGGAACGCCGTTCAAGGAGCCCCCTCTCTGTGAGGGCAAAATTGAGTTGGACGACCATGTTGAATGTCTCGACGTATTTTCGGTGAACGCAGCCTCTGATGTTGGTGAATTCGAGCTAAGATTGCAAAAAGAAACAGCTAAACGTCTCAAAGAAAAGGGCATCGTAGTTCAAGCCGCTTCACCCCGTGCTACGCATGCCCGTTTCTCCAACCCATCAGAGCAGGCCCGCAACGTAACCACCGAAGCATTTGTCAGTGTCCATACTGCAGTCGTGCTCGTTAAAAG attcaaaatcaaaaccGATCAGGTTGGCTGTGCTTTGCACAGATTCAAGCTGTCAGAAACCGATCTAGATGACAAATGTAACACCGTAAGCAAGGCTCATTGTAGTGAGGACAAATTGAATTCCCCCTTCCGAATGATAGACGGTTCGTGTAATAACGAAAGACACTTCGTTTGGGGTCGTTCAGTTACTCAGTACCATCGTATACTCGCTTCTGATTATGATGATG GTGTTTGGTCTCCCCGAAAGGCCACTAATGGTAACACACTTCCCAG CGCCCGCCTCGTATCTGTTGCTTTGATGCATGATGTTGACCAGCCTAGCGAGTCGACCACAATCTGGTTCATGCAGTATGGGCAATTTCTAGACCA CGATTTGGTGTCAActccagaaatgtcga atgaaGACGGAACACCAATCGTCTGTTGCAGTGAAGACGGGGAACACCTTGACGACGAGGATCGCAGTCACGGCAAGTGCCTTCCTATTGAGGTCCCAAAGAACGATCCATTTTTCTCCAAATTCGGCCGAACTTGCATCCCGCTCATCCGAGCCAGTCTAGCG TGCAGAACCGATGGCAAATTGGGTCATGCAGCTCAG CTCAACGACAACACCCATTTCTTGGATTTATCACTCGTTTATGGCTCCGATGATAAAAAAGCAGGTGAGCTGCGGACACGCGAGAAGGGTGAATTGAAGGTCACTGCGAGACACGGCGGTCCAGAGTTCGATTTGCTCCCACCACTCGACGGTGCTAGTCCTCTGAATGCACCTTGCACCTTGCCTAAGGAAGTGTCTGGTATTGATCCACCCGCAGATGTCAAATGCTTCAAAGCCG GCGATGGCCGTTCCGATGTGACGCCCAATATGGCTACCTCACAAATCATCTTCTTGCGGGAACACAATAGGCTTGCCAGAGCATTGGCACAGTTGAATCCAACGTGGGATGATGAGCGCCTCTACCAGGAAGCCCGTCGCATTTTGATTGCCCAAGCTCAGCACATCACCTACAACGAATGGCTACCTATTCTTCTCGGCCGCTCAAAAATGGCTGAACTTGGCTTGTTGCCATTGCAGAGTGGTTTCAGTAGAGACTATGACCAACACCTCAATCCCAGCATTCTGAATGAATTTGTTGGAGCTGCTTTCCGTTTCGGTCACTCTATGGTGCAAGGAAAAGCTCT ATTGGTCAATGAACAAAGGGTTGTGGAGAAATCCCTTCTGTTACGGGAGCACTTTTTCAAACCGCAGGAGCACTACATCCCTGGCAATCTTGATAAATTCCTCATCGGTCTGGCTACTCAACCAAGCCAGAAAGTGGATCCCTATTTCACGATAGAG CTTACCGAGCACTTGTTCGAAGAAGCAGGCAAGGGTTTCGGTTTAGATTTGGTGGCTCTCAACCTTCAGCGTGGACGCGATTTAG GACTCCGTAGCTACAATGCTTACCGAGAACTCTGCGGTGTTGGACGTGCAAAGGATTTCGATGGCCTTCGCGATTTATTCGCTCCTGCG ATTATCCAACGTTTCAAAGAGGTGTACAACTCTGTGGACGATATTGACCTGTTTGTTGGAGGCGTTAGTGAGGCAAAAGCAGAAGGCTCTTACGTTGGCCCTACATTTCAATGTATTTTGGCCGACCAGTTCTTGAAACTTAAACGCGGAGATCGTCACTTCTACGATCTGGGCGGACAAACCAGCTCATTCACAGAAG AACAATTGAACGAAATCCGCAAGACAAGTTTGGCCCGAATCGTTTGCGAAAACAGCCGAGTTTATAACATCCAACCAATGGTTTTCAAAATTCCATCTGCAAT GAATCCTATCGTGAGTTGCCAATCTTCCTCTATTCCTCGTATGCACCTTCGCCCATGGCAAGAGGCTTATAAACCAAAGACCTACGGGCAACCCTGGTAG